The proteins below are encoded in one region of Brachyspira intermedia PWS/A:
- a CDS encoding N-6 DNA methylase, whose amino-acid sequence MDILELIGFDKNDQNLKSYIINLNEDLSQETDDVKVYAYEARKLSNKINYILLQNNVNSLKPIAYIIDNTYDKLIDTYFEDIKYYLWLNASVPILYIINDTKIDIIFTNKKPTYKGDHFEFINDIIDLKTSINNNKQFEKYSIYRLIDGTFWEDSSNEDKIIEEELSHKILIDKIKDADKYIMNKFKYNKQKHIIGRKLLIVTLLIKYLEDREVLKKEFFYTIGEKYSSYIDILRDQNIESLKKLLLILENKFNGDIFVLDNIKELDLEIINTLYKVIEAKNYKNQWYLWKLYNFKHIPVEVLSSIYQYFANDKLGAIFTPIHLVNLILDEVMPLNEIRGNEKIFDPTCGSGIFLVSAFKRLVLKNIINKNISSPYDSNMLSPEQLKNILVNSIFGIEIQKEAAQLTCFSLALGICDALTPNVIWEKLKFDKLINSNIFNNNFFDSNDEIKNKVKNGFDIIIGNPPFEVDTDNRQKIKKGVICYDIQIKCINEYLSDNGKSLLIQPYGILYNKKLSKRKREILIIFMYLKYMILLL is encoded by the coding sequence ATGGATATATTAGAATTAATAGGTTTTGACAAAAATGATCAAAATTTAAAAAGTTATATTATAAATCTTAATGAAGATTTATCACAGGAAACTGACGATGTAAAAGTATATGCTTATGAAGCAAGAAAATTAAGTAATAAAATTAATTATATATTATTACAAAATAATGTTAATTCGCTAAAACCAATAGCATATATTATAGACAATACTTATGACAAATTAATTGATACTTATTTTGAAGATATAAAATATTATTTATGGTTAAATGCATCTGTACCAATACTATATATAATTAATGATACTAAAATAGATATAATATTTACAAATAAAAAACCCACATATAAAGGAGATCATTTTGAATTTATAAATGATATCATAGACTTAAAAACTTCAATAAATAATAATAAACAATTTGAAAAATATTCAATTTATAGATTAATTGATGGTACATTTTGGGAAGATAGTTCAAATGAAGATAAAATAATAGAAGAAGAATTATCTCATAAGATATTAATAGATAAAATAAAAGATGCTGATAAATATATAATGAATAAATTTAAATATAATAAACAGAAACATATTATCGGCAGAAAATTATTAATAGTAACACTATTAATAAAATATTTAGAAGATAGAGAAGTATTAAAAAAAGAATTTTTTTATACAATAGGAGAAAAATATTCATCTTATATTGATATACTAAGAGATCAAAATATAGAATCTTTAAAAAAACTTTTATTGATTTTAGAAAATAAATTTAATGGAGATATTTTTGTATTAGACAATATAAAAGAATTAGATTTAGAAATTATCAATACTTTATATAAAGTAATAGAAGCTAAAAATTATAAAAATCAATGGTATCTTTGGAAACTATATAATTTTAAACATATTCCTGTAGAGGTATTAAGTTCAATATATCAATACTTTGCAAATGATAAATTAGGAGCTATATTTACTCCTATCCATCTTGTAAATCTTATATTAGATGAGGTTATGCCTTTAAATGAGATAAGAGGTAATGAGAAAATATTTGATCCTACTTGTGGTTCTGGTATATTTTTAGTATCGGCATTTAAAAGACTTGTACTAAAAAATATTATCAATAAAAATATATCTTCTCCATATGATAGTAATATGTTATCACCAGAACAATTGAAAAATATCTTAGTTAATTCTATATTTGGTATAGAAATACAAAAAGAGGCTGCACAATTAACATGTTTTAGTTTAGCTCTTGGAATATGCGATGCATTGACGCCTAATGTTATATGGGAAAAACTTAAATTTGATAAATTAATAAACTCAAATATATTTAATAATAATTTTTTTGATAGTAATGATGAAATAAAGAATAAGGTCAAAAATGGATTTGATATCATAATAGGAAATCCACCATTTGAAGTAGATACAGATAATAGGCAAAAAATAAAAAAGGGAGTAATATGTTACGATATACAAATAAAATGTATAAATGAATATTTATCTGATAATGGAAAATCTTTACTAATTCAGCCATATGGTATTTTATATAATAAAAAATTATCTAAGAGAAAAAGAGAAATTTTAATAATTTTTATGTATCTAAAATATATGATTTTACTTCTATAA
- a CDS encoding helix-turn-helix domain-containing protein yields MKLTKRNKNEYLKDIDTKRYYDINCTLQNLSSEINKIRLEKNITQKELANRAGITQQQLSKVELGANCNMSTFISVALALGATIGLVGINVINNKQDNKVSFNDKNFVYKNTNI; encoded by the coding sequence ATGAAATTAACAAAAAGAAATAAAAATGAGTATTTAAAAGATATTGATACAAAAAGGTACTATGATATAAATTGTACTTTACAAAATTTATCTTCTGAAATTAATAAAATCAGATTAGAGAAGAACATTACACAAAAAGAATTAGCAAATAGAGCAGGAATTACTCAACAACAATTGTCTAAGGTAGAATTGGGAGCTAACTGTAATATGAGTACATTCATAAGTGTTGCACTTGCTTTAGGTGCTACAATAGGTCTAGTTGGAATTAATGTTATAAATAATAAACAAGATAATAAGGTATCTTTTAATGATAAAAATTTTGTATATAAAAACACAAATATTTAA
- a CDS encoding type II toxin-antitoxin system RelE/ParE family toxin produces the protein MTIIMKTDKFEKSMSKIEDIEFKTAIEALLDQLELYGKELKEPKCKHLENNIWELKLYNKNHKSRILFFYAFDENNVNDEYAIMVILIKKQKNNYSKEIKYVKKIMKIFYLTYKTKEELAKEWVKKLA, from the coding sequence ATGACAATTATAATGAAAACAGATAAATTTGAAAAATCTATGTCTAAAATTGAAGATATTGAATTTAAAACAGCTATAGAGGCACTTTTAGATCAATTAGAGTTATATGGTAAAGAGCTTAAAGAACCAAAATGTAAGCATTTAGAAAATAATATTTGGGAACTTAAGTTGTATAATAAAAATCATAAGTCTAGAATATTATTTTTTTATGCATTTGATGAAAATAATGTGAATGATGAATACGCTATTATGGTTATCCTTATAAAAAAACAGAAAAATAATTATTCAAAAGAAATAAAATATGTAAAAAAAATTATGAAAATTTTTTATTTAACTTATAAGACTAAAGAAGAATTAGCCAAGGAATGGGTAAAAAAATTAGCATAA
- a CDS encoding tyrosine-type recombinase/integrase, protein MASKKNKELIFQGNNNIITEQQAAILVKQANYLNILDYMKEEQLIKQIDYETEKENFFKQCSKTKSNHTKRQYKNGLNKLEEYCRMNNKNILFIKAREADDFITEVNSSELSNLSIRALVSSCSSFFSFLERRYPFIKNPFRGTKTRPPVKNKKRLEVPTKKEIELIIKDISDPLIKVAIIFIMECGVRVGALPKLEIRNNKYYSYSKGKEISWKVTDKVIKLLKQNNLSFNNPFKNKSSEVIRNIFYRSSKRLYNQGKIKAAYSIHDVRHYFAVTLYKQTKDIELIRQALNHSSIAITGIYLKSLEVE, encoded by the coding sequence ATGGCTTCTAAAAAAAATAAAGAATTAATATTCCAAGGCAATAATAATATAATAACTGAACAGCAGGCTGCGATTTTAGTAAAGCAAGCTAACTACTTGAATATACTTGACTATATGAAAGAAGAACAGCTTATTAAACAGATAGATTATGAAACAGAAAAAGAAAACTTTTTTAAGCAATGTTCAAAAACAAAAAGCAATCACACAAAAAGACAGTATAAAAATGGACTTAATAAACTAGAAGAGTATTGCCGTATGAATAATAAGAATATTTTATTTATTAAAGCTAGAGAAGCTGATGATTTTATAACAGAAGTCAATTCTAGTGAGCTTTCTAATTTAAGTATACGTGCATTAGTTTCTTCCTGTTCTTCTTTCTTTTCATTTTTAGAGAGAAGATATCCGTTTATAAAGAATCCTTTCCGAGGCACAAAAACTCGTCCGCCTGTAAAAAATAAAAAACGTTTGGAAGTACCTACTAAAAAAGAAATTGAATTAATAATTAAAGATATATCAGATCCGCTTATAAAAGTGGCCATCATTTTTATAATGGAATGCGGTGTGCGTGTTGGTGCCTTACCTAAACTAGAAATAAGAAATAACAAATATTATTCATATTCAAAAGGAAAAGAAATAAGCTGGAAAGTTACTGACAAAGTTATTAAATTATTAAAACAGAATAATCTTTCTTTTAATAATCCTTTCAAAAACAAAAGCTCTGAAGTAATAAGGAACATCTTTTATAGAAGTTCAAAGCGTTTATATAATCAAGGTAAAATAAAAGCCGCCTACTCTATACATGATGTAAGGCATTATTTTGCTGTTACTTTATACAAACAAACTAAAGATATAGAGCTTATTAGACAGGCATTAAATCATAGCAGTATAGCTATAACAGGAATATACTTAAAAAGTTTGGAGGTAGAATAA